The Oscarella lobularis chromosome 12, ooOscLobu1.1, whole genome shotgun sequence genome window below encodes:
- the LOC136194129 gene encoding histone-lysine N-methyltransferase trr-like — protein sequence MASSKKPDRPPPPAASASADADDVKTGKGVDDSGDDVTSSDSDDSDRLDDDDMEELKTTRRASLLGGTSWEPKTRLLYVSYRFGASDRYDGGLARYINHSCDPNCVAEVVQIDKEKKIIIISKRFIKKGEELTYDYKFEFETEGSKISCNCGASCCRKWMN from the exons ATGGCTTCATCCAAG aaaCCCGATCGTCCTCCGCCGcccgccgcttccgcctccgccgacgctgatgacgtcaagacgG GAAAGGGAGTCGATGATTCgggtgatgacgtcacttcgtcgGATTCCGACGATTCCGATCGattggacgacgatgataTGGAGGAGTTgaagacgacgcgtcgagcgtcgcTTCTCGGCGGAACGTCATGGGAACCAA agacGCGGTTGTTATATGTTTCGTATCGATTCGGAGCAAGTGATCGATACGACGGCGGATTGGCAAG ATACATCAATCATTCGTGCGATCCCAATTGCGTCGCCGAAGTCGTTCAGATtgacaaagagaagaagattattattatttcgaagcgtttcatcaagaaaggcgaagag ttgaCGTACGATTACAAGTTCGAGTTTGAAACGGAAGGAAGTAAGATTTCGTGCAATTGCGGCGCTTCGTGCTGTCGAAAGTGGATGAATTAG